One genomic region from Cydia strobilella chromosome 27, ilCydStro3.1, whole genome shotgun sequence encodes:
- the LOC134753499 gene encoding protein diaphanous isoform X3 — protein MEESEQEHVKKYKSLPRLKRKETWRKSRLDTWFGRPKKGGGIERGYDTVPRAEPSRAEDDEHNAANEYTSKIDALDDTQLQRRFEEMLSDMNLSEEKKAPLRKYSRDQKKKMLVAYKFVNAQEGRSKFEKPSDYVAYLNQPELSVGKLHSCLENLRIALTNNPLSWIEEFGTKGIESILTTLNLCYTNDSRYDRVQYECIRCLSAILNNTVGIRTVFECREALPVLARSLDARKPHCALEAAKVLAAICLIPNGHEKVLEAITMAGESNRKPRLLCIVEGLDSKAPESLKNGCMQLINAIITEPEELEFRMHLRSEFMRTGLQDLIDELRAGAEGARQIQMTVFDQHAAADQDEFLAKFDDVRVDFHDANECFELVKNLVMDTPAEPYLLSILQHLLFIRDDELIRPAYYKLVEECITQIVLHKNGYDPDFRATQRFNIDVQPLIEGLIEKSRAEEERKVDELKQKLEAAIAARQEAEARAEHLEQRLKGSPNGPGGVTQGNIAAIAKAIGSPGGPAPPPPPPMPGVGGGPPPPPPPPMPGGPPPPPMPGMGGPPPPPPPPMMGGPRPPPPPFGGPMAPRMPQPDVLPHGLKPKKKWEVEGPLKRANWKTIIPAKMSEKAFWVKVQEEKMASPDILSGLALKFSSKPVAKRNEDAVDKVHTLKKVKDLKVLDSKAAQNLSILLGGSLKHMSYEHIRTCVLRCDTTVLSANVLDLLIQYLPPADQLKKLSELKNKEDLTEAEQFAATVADVKRLVPRLRSLAFREHYTEMISEVKPDIVSGTAACEEVKSSGKFAKILELLLLLGNYMNTGSNNAGAYGFEISFLTKLTATKDLENKQTLLHYLVDTIERKFPDALNFAEEMPHIDRAARVSMENVQKALKKMDNDNRALETDLNNSRVPQEPDDRFHETMSSFAKEAREQCDLLHSMFRKMDALYTELAEYYVFDPHKYTLEEFFSDIKTFKDSFAAAYQENIVARETEERARRAREARATAERERRDRQHRYKQLVDMDQAQDGVMDSLMEALQSGSAFSRERPRKKANPRVAGAERRAQLSRSRSRSGLTGPLTTRELTNELLSNA, from the exons ATGGAAGAAAGTGAACAGGAACACGTGAAAAAGTACAAAAGTTTGCCGCGGTTAAAACGGAAGGAGACGTGGCGGAAGAGCAGG CTGGACACATGGTTCGGCCGGCCAAAGAAGGGTGGCGGCATCGAGCGCGGTTACGACACCGTGCCGCGCGCCGAGCCGAGCCGGGCTGAAGATGACGAGCACAACGCCGCCAACGAGTATACCAGCAAGATCGACGCGCTGGATGACACACAGTTGCAGAGGAGATTCGAGGAGATGCTG TCGGACATGAATCTCAGTGAAGAAAAAAAGGCGCCGCTCAGAAAATACTCGCGAGACCAGAAGAAGAAGATGCTCGTCGCTTACAAATTCGTCAACGCACAG gAAGGCCGATCAAAATTCGAAAAGCCCTCAGACTACGTAGCCTACCTAAACCAGCCTGAACTCTCAGTAGGCAAACTGCACAGTTGTCTAGAAAACCTAAGGATAGCCCTAACTAATAACCCATTGTCTTGGATAGAAGAATTTGGGACAAAGGGCATCGAGAGTATATTGACTACGCTGAACCTGTGTTATACCAA TGACTCCCGATACGACCGAGTGCAGTACGAATGCATCCGCTGCCTATCCGCCATCCTGAACAACACTGTGGGCATCAGAACTGTGTTCGAGTGCAGAGAAGCATTACCAGTTTTGGCAAGGAGTTTGGATGCCAGGAAACCGCACTGTGCTTTGGAGGCGGCCAAG GTGTTAGCAGCCATATGCCTCATTCCGAACGGTCACGAGAAGGTTCTAGAAGCTATCACGATGGCCGGGGAGTCCAATAGGAAACCTCGGTTGCTTTGCATCGTTGAGGGACTGGATAGTAAAGCTCCTGAGAGCTTAAAG AACGGCTGTATGCAGCTCATAAACGCCATAATAACGGAACCTGAGGAGCTAGAGTTCAGAATGCATTTGCGGAGCGAATTCATGAGGACGGGACTGCAAGATTTAATag acgAGTTGCGAgcgggcgcggagggagcgagACAGATTCAAATGACAGTGTTCGACCagcacgccgccgccgaccaGGATGAGTTTTTGGCCAAGTTCGATGACGTCAG AGTGGACTTCCACGACGCCAACGAATGTTTTGAACTGGTGAAGAACTTAGTCATGGATACGCCGGCGGAACCTTATCTACTCTCCATATTGCAACATTTGCTGTTTATACGAGACGACGAATTAATCAG GCCAGCGTACTACAAGCTAGTAGAAGAATGCATCACACAAATAGTCCTACACAAAAACGGCTACGATCCTGATTTTAGAGCCACGCAGAGATTCAATATCGACGTGCAACCGCTTATAGAAGGTCTAATAG AAAAATCAAGAgcagaagaagaaagaaaagtaGACGAGCTAAAACAAAAGCTAGAGGCCGCCATCGCAGCGAGACAGGAGGCCGAAGCGAGAGCAGAGCACCTAGAACAACGTCTAAAAGGCTCGCCCAACGGCCCTGGAGGCGTTACGCAGGGGAACATAGCTGCTATTGCTAAG GCGATAGGGAGCCCCGGAGGCccggcgccgccgccaccgccgccgatGCCGGGAG TGGGCGGCGGTCCGCCCCCGCCCCCTCCCCCGCCGATGCCGGGCGGGCCGCCCCCGCCCCCCATGCCGGGCATGGGCgggccgcccccgcccccgcccccgcccatGATGGGcggcccgcgcccgccgccgccgccgttcgGGGGACCTATGGCGCCTAGAATG cCTCAACCCGATGTTTTGCCTCACGGTCTGAAACCGAAGAAAAAGTGGGAAGTAGAGGGACCACTAAAGCGAGCCAACTGGAAGACGATCATTCCTGCCAAAATGTCCGAGAAAGCCTTCTGGGTCAAG GTACAAGAAGAAAAAATGGCGTCACCGGACATTCTCAGCGGATTGGCTCTCAAATTCTCCAGCAAACCTGTCGCTAAGAGGAACGAAGATGCCGTCGATAA AGTTCACACGCTAAAAAAAGTGAAAGACCTGAAAGTTCTAGACAGCAAAGCGGCACAAAACCTCTCTATCCTATTGGGCGGCTCTCTAAAACACATGTCCTACGAACACATACGAACGTGCGTGTTACGATGCGACACAACAGTGCTGTCGGCTAATGTGCTGGACTTACTTATACAG taCCTACCACCCGCGGACCAGCTTAAAAAGCTCTCAGAGCTAAAAAACAAAGAAGACCTAACGGAAGCGGAGCAGTTTGCAGCAACAGTGGCTGATGTCAAACGTCTAGTGCCTCGGTTAAGAAGTTTAGCATTTAGGGAACACTACACGGAGATGATATCTGAAGTCAAACCG GATATTGTCTCCGGCACAGCGGCGTGTGAAGAAGTGAAATCGAGCGGCAAATTTGCGAAAATATTAGAATTGTTGCTGTTGTTAGGAAACTACATGAATACTGGCTCTAACAACGCTGGCGCTTATGGGTTCGAAATCAGCTTCTTGACTAAG ttaacaGCGACAAAAGACTTGGAGAATAAGCAAACTTTACTTCACTACTTGGTAGACACGATCGAAAGGAAGTTCCCCGACGCGCTCAACTTCGCCGAAGAAATGCCACACATAGACAG GGCGGCTCGCGTGTCCATGGAGAACGTGCAGAAGGCGCTGAAGAAGATGGACAACGACAACCGCGCGCTGGAGACCGACCTCAACAACTCCAGGGTGCCCCAGGAGCCCGACGATAGGTTCCATGAGACCATGAGC TCATTCGCGAAAGAAGCCAGAGAGCAATGCGATCTGCTCCACTCAATGTTCCGAAAAATGGACGCGTTATACACAGAATTAGCAGAATACTACGTGTTCGATCCCCACAAATATACGCTCGAAGAATTCTTCTCCGATATCAAGACTTTTAAGGACTCTTTTGCG GCGGCGTACCAAGAGAACATAGTGGCGAGAGAGACGGAAGAGCGAGCGAGACGGGCAAGGGAAGCTCGCGCCACGGCAGAAAGAGAGAGGAGAGATCGACAACACAGATACAAGCAGCTGGTCGACATGGATCAAGCGCAGGACGGTGTTATGGACAG TTTAATGGAGGCGTTACAAAGCGGGTCGGCGTTTAGCAGAGAACGGCCGAGGAAAAAGGCGAATCCGCGGGTCGCAGGAG
- the LOC134753499 gene encoding protein diaphanous isoform X2, whose product MVHLNVQNSKMSRQEKAKSGFLDTWFGRPKKGGGIERGYDTVPRAEPSRAEDDEHNAANEYTSKIDALDDTQLQRRFEEMLSDMNLSEEKKAPLRKYSRDQKKKMLVAYKFVNAQEGRSKFEKPSDYVAYLNQPELSVGKLHSCLENLRIALTNNPLSWIEEFGTKGIESILTTLNLCYTNDSRYDRVQYECIRCLSAILNNTVGIRTVFECREALPVLARSLDARKPHCALEAAKVLAAICLIPNGHEKVLEAITMAGESNRKPRLLCIVEGLDSKAPESLKNGCMQLINAIITEPEELEFRMHLRSEFMRTGLQDLIDELRAGAEGARQIQMTVFDQHAAADQDEFLAKFDDVRVDFHDANECFELVKNLVMDTPAEPYLLSILQHLLFIRDDELIRPAYYKLVEECITQIVLHKNGYDPDFRATQRFNIDVQPLIEGLIEKSRAEEERKVDELKQKLEAAIAARQEAEARAEHLEQRLKGSPNGPGGVTQGNIAAIAKAIGSPGGPAPPPPPPMPGGGPPPPPPPPMPSGPGSGGPPPPPPMPSVGGGPPPPPPPPMPGGPPPPPMPGMGGPPPPPPPPMMGGPRPPPPPFGGPMAPRMPQPDVLPHGLKPKKKWEVEGPLKRANWKTIIPAKMSEKAFWVKVQEEKMASPDILSGLALKFSSKPVAKRNEDAVDKVHTLKKVKDLKVLDSKAAQNLSILLGGSLKHMSYEHIRTCVLRCDTTVLSANVLDLLIQYLPPADQLKKLSELKNKEDLTEAEQFAATVADVKRLVPRLRSLAFREHYTEMISEVKPDIVSGTAACEEVKSSGKFAKILELLLLLGNYMNTGSNNAGAYGFEISFLTKLTATKDLENKQTLLHYLVDTIERKFPDALNFAEEMPHIDRAARVSMENVQKALKKMDNDNRALETDLNNSRVPQEPDDRFHETMSSFAKEAREQCDLLHSMFRKMDALYTELAEYYVFDPHKYTLEEFFSDIKTFKDSFAAAYQENIVARETEERARRAREARATAERERRDRQHRYKQLVDMDQAQDGVMDSLMEALQSGSAFSRERPRKKANPRVAGAERRAQLSRSRSRSGLTGPLTTRELTNELLSNA is encoded by the exons CTGGACACATGGTTCGGCCGGCCAAAGAAGGGTGGCGGCATCGAGCGCGGTTACGACACCGTGCCGCGCGCCGAGCCGAGCCGGGCTGAAGATGACGAGCACAACGCCGCCAACGAGTATACCAGCAAGATCGACGCGCTGGATGACACACAGTTGCAGAGGAGATTCGAGGAGATGCTG TCGGACATGAATCTCAGTGAAGAAAAAAAGGCGCCGCTCAGAAAATACTCGCGAGACCAGAAGAAGAAGATGCTCGTCGCTTACAAATTCGTCAACGCACAG gAAGGCCGATCAAAATTCGAAAAGCCCTCAGACTACGTAGCCTACCTAAACCAGCCTGAACTCTCAGTAGGCAAACTGCACAGTTGTCTAGAAAACCTAAGGATAGCCCTAACTAATAACCCATTGTCTTGGATAGAAGAATTTGGGACAAAGGGCATCGAGAGTATATTGACTACGCTGAACCTGTGTTATACCAA TGACTCCCGATACGACCGAGTGCAGTACGAATGCATCCGCTGCCTATCCGCCATCCTGAACAACACTGTGGGCATCAGAACTGTGTTCGAGTGCAGAGAAGCATTACCAGTTTTGGCAAGGAGTTTGGATGCCAGGAAACCGCACTGTGCTTTGGAGGCGGCCAAG GTGTTAGCAGCCATATGCCTCATTCCGAACGGTCACGAGAAGGTTCTAGAAGCTATCACGATGGCCGGGGAGTCCAATAGGAAACCTCGGTTGCTTTGCATCGTTGAGGGACTGGATAGTAAAGCTCCTGAGAGCTTAAAG AACGGCTGTATGCAGCTCATAAACGCCATAATAACGGAACCTGAGGAGCTAGAGTTCAGAATGCATTTGCGGAGCGAATTCATGAGGACGGGACTGCAAGATTTAATag acgAGTTGCGAgcgggcgcggagggagcgagACAGATTCAAATGACAGTGTTCGACCagcacgccgccgccgaccaGGATGAGTTTTTGGCCAAGTTCGATGACGTCAG AGTGGACTTCCACGACGCCAACGAATGTTTTGAACTGGTGAAGAACTTAGTCATGGATACGCCGGCGGAACCTTATCTACTCTCCATATTGCAACATTTGCTGTTTATACGAGACGACGAATTAATCAG GCCAGCGTACTACAAGCTAGTAGAAGAATGCATCACACAAATAGTCCTACACAAAAACGGCTACGATCCTGATTTTAGAGCCACGCAGAGATTCAATATCGACGTGCAACCGCTTATAGAAGGTCTAATAG AAAAATCAAGAgcagaagaagaaagaaaagtaGACGAGCTAAAACAAAAGCTAGAGGCCGCCATCGCAGCGAGACAGGAGGCCGAAGCGAGAGCAGAGCACCTAGAACAACGTCTAAAAGGCTCGCCCAACGGCCCTGGAGGCGTTACGCAGGGGAACATAGCTGCTATTGCTAAG GCGATAGGGAGCCCCGGAGGCccggcgccgccgccaccgccgccgatGCCGGGAG GAGGGCCTccgccaccaccaccaccacctatGCCTTCAG GGCCGGGTAGTGGAgggccgccgccgcctccgccTATGCCTTCAG TGGGCGGCGGTCCGCCCCCGCCCCCTCCCCCGCCGATGCCGGGCGGGCCGCCCCCGCCCCCCATGCCGGGCATGGGCgggccgcccccgcccccgcccccgcccatGATGGGcggcccgcgcccgccgccgccgccgttcgGGGGACCTATGGCGCCTAGAATG cCTCAACCCGATGTTTTGCCTCACGGTCTGAAACCGAAGAAAAAGTGGGAAGTAGAGGGACCACTAAAGCGAGCCAACTGGAAGACGATCATTCCTGCCAAAATGTCCGAGAAAGCCTTCTGGGTCAAG GTACAAGAAGAAAAAATGGCGTCACCGGACATTCTCAGCGGATTGGCTCTCAAATTCTCCAGCAAACCTGTCGCTAAGAGGAACGAAGATGCCGTCGATAA AGTTCACACGCTAAAAAAAGTGAAAGACCTGAAAGTTCTAGACAGCAAAGCGGCACAAAACCTCTCTATCCTATTGGGCGGCTCTCTAAAACACATGTCCTACGAACACATACGAACGTGCGTGTTACGATGCGACACAACAGTGCTGTCGGCTAATGTGCTGGACTTACTTATACAG taCCTACCACCCGCGGACCAGCTTAAAAAGCTCTCAGAGCTAAAAAACAAAGAAGACCTAACGGAAGCGGAGCAGTTTGCAGCAACAGTGGCTGATGTCAAACGTCTAGTGCCTCGGTTAAGAAGTTTAGCATTTAGGGAACACTACACGGAGATGATATCTGAAGTCAAACCG GATATTGTCTCCGGCACAGCGGCGTGTGAAGAAGTGAAATCGAGCGGCAAATTTGCGAAAATATTAGAATTGTTGCTGTTGTTAGGAAACTACATGAATACTGGCTCTAACAACGCTGGCGCTTATGGGTTCGAAATCAGCTTCTTGACTAAG ttaacaGCGACAAAAGACTTGGAGAATAAGCAAACTTTACTTCACTACTTGGTAGACACGATCGAAAGGAAGTTCCCCGACGCGCTCAACTTCGCCGAAGAAATGCCACACATAGACAG GGCGGCTCGCGTGTCCATGGAGAACGTGCAGAAGGCGCTGAAGAAGATGGACAACGACAACCGCGCGCTGGAGACCGACCTCAACAACTCCAGGGTGCCCCAGGAGCCCGACGATAGGTTCCATGAGACCATGAGC TCATTCGCGAAAGAAGCCAGAGAGCAATGCGATCTGCTCCACTCAATGTTCCGAAAAATGGACGCGTTATACACAGAATTAGCAGAATACTACGTGTTCGATCCCCACAAATATACGCTCGAAGAATTCTTCTCCGATATCAAGACTTTTAAGGACTCTTTTGCG GCGGCGTACCAAGAGAACATAGTGGCGAGAGAGACGGAAGAGCGAGCGAGACGGGCAAGGGAAGCTCGCGCCACGGCAGAAAGAGAGAGGAGAGATCGACAACACAGATACAAGCAGCTGGTCGACATGGATCAAGCGCAGGACGGTGTTATGGACAG TTTAATGGAGGCGTTACAAAGCGGGTCGGCGTTTAGCAGAGAACGGCCGAGGAAAAAGGCGAATCCGCGGGTCGCAGGAG
- the LOC134753499 gene encoding protein diaphanous isoform X1 — translation MEESEQEHVKKYKSLPRLKRKETWRKSRLDTWFGRPKKGGGIERGYDTVPRAEPSRAEDDEHNAANEYTSKIDALDDTQLQRRFEEMLSDMNLSEEKKAPLRKYSRDQKKKMLVAYKFVNAQEGRSKFEKPSDYVAYLNQPELSVGKLHSCLENLRIALTNNPLSWIEEFGTKGIESILTTLNLCYTNDSRYDRVQYECIRCLSAILNNTVGIRTVFECREALPVLARSLDARKPHCALEAAKVLAAICLIPNGHEKVLEAITMAGESNRKPRLLCIVEGLDSKAPESLKNGCMQLINAIITEPEELEFRMHLRSEFMRTGLQDLIDELRAGAEGARQIQMTVFDQHAAADQDEFLAKFDDVRVDFHDANECFELVKNLVMDTPAEPYLLSILQHLLFIRDDELIRPAYYKLVEECITQIVLHKNGYDPDFRATQRFNIDVQPLIEGLIEKSRAEEERKVDELKQKLEAAIAARQEAEARAEHLEQRLKGSPNGPGGVTQGNIAAIAKAIGSPGGPAPPPPPPMPGGGPPPPPPPPMPSGPGSGGPPPPPPMPSVGGGPPPPPPPPMPGGPPPPPMPGMGGPPPPPPPPMMGGPRPPPPPFGGPMAPRMPQPDVLPHGLKPKKKWEVEGPLKRANWKTIIPAKMSEKAFWVKVQEEKMASPDILSGLALKFSSKPVAKRNEDAVDKVHTLKKVKDLKVLDSKAAQNLSILLGGSLKHMSYEHIRTCVLRCDTTVLSANVLDLLIQYLPPADQLKKLSELKNKEDLTEAEQFAATVADVKRLVPRLRSLAFREHYTEMISEVKPDIVSGTAACEEVKSSGKFAKILELLLLLGNYMNTGSNNAGAYGFEISFLTKLTATKDLENKQTLLHYLVDTIERKFPDALNFAEEMPHIDRAARVSMENVQKALKKMDNDNRALETDLNNSRVPQEPDDRFHETMSSFAKEAREQCDLLHSMFRKMDALYTELAEYYVFDPHKYTLEEFFSDIKTFKDSFAAAYQENIVARETEERARRAREARATAERERRDRQHRYKQLVDMDQAQDGVMDSLMEALQSGSAFSRERPRKKANPRVAGAERRAQLSRSRSRSGLTGPLTTRELTNELLSNA, via the exons ATGGAAGAAAGTGAACAGGAACACGTGAAAAAGTACAAAAGTTTGCCGCGGTTAAAACGGAAGGAGACGTGGCGGAAGAGCAGG CTGGACACATGGTTCGGCCGGCCAAAGAAGGGTGGCGGCATCGAGCGCGGTTACGACACCGTGCCGCGCGCCGAGCCGAGCCGGGCTGAAGATGACGAGCACAACGCCGCCAACGAGTATACCAGCAAGATCGACGCGCTGGATGACACACAGTTGCAGAGGAGATTCGAGGAGATGCTG TCGGACATGAATCTCAGTGAAGAAAAAAAGGCGCCGCTCAGAAAATACTCGCGAGACCAGAAGAAGAAGATGCTCGTCGCTTACAAATTCGTCAACGCACAG gAAGGCCGATCAAAATTCGAAAAGCCCTCAGACTACGTAGCCTACCTAAACCAGCCTGAACTCTCAGTAGGCAAACTGCACAGTTGTCTAGAAAACCTAAGGATAGCCCTAACTAATAACCCATTGTCTTGGATAGAAGAATTTGGGACAAAGGGCATCGAGAGTATATTGACTACGCTGAACCTGTGTTATACCAA TGACTCCCGATACGACCGAGTGCAGTACGAATGCATCCGCTGCCTATCCGCCATCCTGAACAACACTGTGGGCATCAGAACTGTGTTCGAGTGCAGAGAAGCATTACCAGTTTTGGCAAGGAGTTTGGATGCCAGGAAACCGCACTGTGCTTTGGAGGCGGCCAAG GTGTTAGCAGCCATATGCCTCATTCCGAACGGTCACGAGAAGGTTCTAGAAGCTATCACGATGGCCGGGGAGTCCAATAGGAAACCTCGGTTGCTTTGCATCGTTGAGGGACTGGATAGTAAAGCTCCTGAGAGCTTAAAG AACGGCTGTATGCAGCTCATAAACGCCATAATAACGGAACCTGAGGAGCTAGAGTTCAGAATGCATTTGCGGAGCGAATTCATGAGGACGGGACTGCAAGATTTAATag acgAGTTGCGAgcgggcgcggagggagcgagACAGATTCAAATGACAGTGTTCGACCagcacgccgccgccgaccaGGATGAGTTTTTGGCCAAGTTCGATGACGTCAG AGTGGACTTCCACGACGCCAACGAATGTTTTGAACTGGTGAAGAACTTAGTCATGGATACGCCGGCGGAACCTTATCTACTCTCCATATTGCAACATTTGCTGTTTATACGAGACGACGAATTAATCAG GCCAGCGTACTACAAGCTAGTAGAAGAATGCATCACACAAATAGTCCTACACAAAAACGGCTACGATCCTGATTTTAGAGCCACGCAGAGATTCAATATCGACGTGCAACCGCTTATAGAAGGTCTAATAG AAAAATCAAGAgcagaagaagaaagaaaagtaGACGAGCTAAAACAAAAGCTAGAGGCCGCCATCGCAGCGAGACAGGAGGCCGAAGCGAGAGCAGAGCACCTAGAACAACGTCTAAAAGGCTCGCCCAACGGCCCTGGAGGCGTTACGCAGGGGAACATAGCTGCTATTGCTAAG GCGATAGGGAGCCCCGGAGGCccggcgccgccgccaccgccgccgatGCCGGGAG GAGGGCCTccgccaccaccaccaccacctatGCCTTCAG GGCCGGGTAGTGGAgggccgccgccgcctccgccTATGCCTTCAG TGGGCGGCGGTCCGCCCCCGCCCCCTCCCCCGCCGATGCCGGGCGGGCCGCCCCCGCCCCCCATGCCGGGCATGGGCgggccgcccccgcccccgcccccgcccatGATGGGcggcccgcgcccgccgccgccgccgttcgGGGGACCTATGGCGCCTAGAATG cCTCAACCCGATGTTTTGCCTCACGGTCTGAAACCGAAGAAAAAGTGGGAAGTAGAGGGACCACTAAAGCGAGCCAACTGGAAGACGATCATTCCTGCCAAAATGTCCGAGAAAGCCTTCTGGGTCAAG GTACAAGAAGAAAAAATGGCGTCACCGGACATTCTCAGCGGATTGGCTCTCAAATTCTCCAGCAAACCTGTCGCTAAGAGGAACGAAGATGCCGTCGATAA AGTTCACACGCTAAAAAAAGTGAAAGACCTGAAAGTTCTAGACAGCAAAGCGGCACAAAACCTCTCTATCCTATTGGGCGGCTCTCTAAAACACATGTCCTACGAACACATACGAACGTGCGTGTTACGATGCGACACAACAGTGCTGTCGGCTAATGTGCTGGACTTACTTATACAG taCCTACCACCCGCGGACCAGCTTAAAAAGCTCTCAGAGCTAAAAAACAAAGAAGACCTAACGGAAGCGGAGCAGTTTGCAGCAACAGTGGCTGATGTCAAACGTCTAGTGCCTCGGTTAAGAAGTTTAGCATTTAGGGAACACTACACGGAGATGATATCTGAAGTCAAACCG GATATTGTCTCCGGCACAGCGGCGTGTGAAGAAGTGAAATCGAGCGGCAAATTTGCGAAAATATTAGAATTGTTGCTGTTGTTAGGAAACTACATGAATACTGGCTCTAACAACGCTGGCGCTTATGGGTTCGAAATCAGCTTCTTGACTAAG ttaacaGCGACAAAAGACTTGGAGAATAAGCAAACTTTACTTCACTACTTGGTAGACACGATCGAAAGGAAGTTCCCCGACGCGCTCAACTTCGCCGAAGAAATGCCACACATAGACAG GGCGGCTCGCGTGTCCATGGAGAACGTGCAGAAGGCGCTGAAGAAGATGGACAACGACAACCGCGCGCTGGAGACCGACCTCAACAACTCCAGGGTGCCCCAGGAGCCCGACGATAGGTTCCATGAGACCATGAGC TCATTCGCGAAAGAAGCCAGAGAGCAATGCGATCTGCTCCACTCAATGTTCCGAAAAATGGACGCGTTATACACAGAATTAGCAGAATACTACGTGTTCGATCCCCACAAATATACGCTCGAAGAATTCTTCTCCGATATCAAGACTTTTAAGGACTCTTTTGCG GCGGCGTACCAAGAGAACATAGTGGCGAGAGAGACGGAAGAGCGAGCGAGACGGGCAAGGGAAGCTCGCGCCACGGCAGAAAGAGAGAGGAGAGATCGACAACACAGATACAAGCAGCTGGTCGACATGGATCAAGCGCAGGACGGTGTTATGGACAG TTTAATGGAGGCGTTACAAAGCGGGTCGGCGTTTAGCAGAGAACGGCCGAGGAAAAAGGCGAATCCGCGGGTCGCAGGAG